The Thermus brockianus genome window below encodes:
- the polX gene encoding DNA polymerase/3'-5' exonuclease PolX: MRNQELARLFEEIGLMSEFLGDNPFRVRAYYQAARTLYDLDTPIEEVAKGGKEALLALPGIGPDLAEKILEFLNTGKIAKHQELAKKVPWGVLQVMEVPGVGPKTARLLHEALGVDSLEKLREALERGDLLRLRGFGPKKAERIREGLALAQAAGKRRPLGAVLSLARNLLEEIRALPGVERVELCGSARRYKDTVGDLDYLVASLEAAKVVEGFVALPQVKEVYAKGKERATVFLKNGLQVDLRVVPPESFGAGLQYLTGSKAHSIKLRALAQDMGLKLSEYGVFREAVRLAGETEEGVYAALGLPFIPPPLREDQGEIEAAQRGELPQLLELSHIKGDLQVHSTYSDGKNSLEELWQAAKALGYQYLGVTDHSPAVRVAGGPSPEEALRRIEAIRRFNETHGPPYLLAGAEVDIRPDGSLDYPDWVLRELDLVLVSIHSQFKLSKAEQTRRILKALDNPFVHVLAHPTARLLGRRPPVEADWEAVFQKAKEKGVAVEIDGYYDRMDLPDDLARLAYGRGLWVSLSTDAHQTEHLRFMELAVGTAQRAWIGPERVLNVLSYEELIRWLKARRGL; encoded by the coding sequence ATGCGAAACCAGGAGCTTGCCCGCCTCTTTGAGGAGATCGGGCTTATGAGCGAGTTCTTGGGGGATAACCCCTTCCGGGTCCGGGCCTACTACCAGGCGGCCCGCACCCTCTACGATCTGGATACTCCCATTGAGGAGGTGGCCAAGGGGGGCAAGGAGGCCCTCCTCGCCCTCCCGGGTATCGGTCCCGATTTGGCGGAGAAGATTTTGGAGTTCTTGAACACGGGAAAAATCGCCAAGCACCAGGAGTTGGCCAAGAAGGTGCCGTGGGGGGTCCTGCAGGTCATGGAGGTCCCCGGGGTGGGGCCCAAGACCGCCCGGCTCCTCCACGAGGCCCTGGGCGTGGATTCCCTGGAGAAGCTTAGGGAAGCCTTGGAGAGGGGGGACCTCCTGCGGCTTAGGGGCTTCGGGCCCAAGAAGGCGGAGCGCATCCGGGAGGGGCTTGCCCTGGCCCAGGCGGCGGGGAAGAGGCGGCCCTTGGGGGCGGTGCTTTCCTTGGCCCGAAACCTCTTGGAAGAGATCCGCGCCCTGCCCGGGGTGGAGCGGGTGGAGCTCTGCGGTTCGGCCCGGCGCTACAAGGACACCGTGGGGGACCTGGACTATCTGGTGGCGAGCCTCGAGGCCGCCAAGGTGGTGGAAGGCTTCGTGGCCCTTCCCCAGGTGAAGGAGGTTTACGCCAAGGGCAAGGAAAGGGCCACGGTGTTTCTAAAAAACGGCCTCCAGGTGGACCTGCGGGTGGTGCCCCCGGAAAGCTTTGGCGCAGGCCTCCAGTACCTCACCGGGAGCAAGGCCCACTCCATCAAGCTCCGCGCCCTGGCCCAGGACATGGGCTTGAAGCTTTCCGAGTACGGGGTCTTCCGGGAAGCGGTGCGGCTTGCGGGGGAGACGGAGGAAGGGGTGTACGCTGCCTTGGGCCTGCCCTTCATCCCGCCGCCCCTCCGGGAGGACCAGGGGGAGATTGAGGCGGCGCAAAGGGGAGAGCTTCCCCAGCTCCTAGAGCTTTCCCACATCAAGGGGGACCTCCAGGTCCACTCCACCTACTCCGACGGCAAGAACTCCCTGGAGGAGCTTTGGCAAGCGGCCAAGGCCCTAGGCTACCAGTACCTGGGGGTCACGGACCACTCCCCGGCGGTGCGGGTGGCGGGGGGGCCGTCCCCGGAGGAGGCCCTCAGGCGCATAGAGGCCATCCGCCGCTTTAACGAAACCCACGGGCCCCCTTACCTCCTGGCGGGGGCCGAGGTGGACATAAGGCCCGATGGCAGCCTAGACTACCCCGACTGGGTCCTGCGGGAGCTGGATCTGGTCCTCGTCTCCATCCACTCCCAATTTAAGCTCTCCAAGGCGGAGCAGACGAGGCGCATCCTGAAGGCCCTGGACAACCCTTTCGTCCACGTCCTGGCCCACCCCACGGCCCGCCTTCTGGGCCGCCGCCCTCCCGTAGAGGCGGACTGGGAGGCGGTTTTCCAAAAGGCCAAGGAAAAGGGCGTGGCCGTGGAGATAGACGGCTACTACGACCGCATGGACCTGCCCGATGACCTGGCCCGCCTGGCCTACGGGAGGGGGCTTTGGGTGAGCCTCTCCACGGACGCCCATCAGACCGAGCACCTCCGCTTCATGGAGCTCGCCGTGGGCACCGCCCAAAGGGCCTGGATTGGCCCGGAGAGGGTGCTCAACGTCCTCTCCTATGAGGAGCTCATCCGGTGGCTCAAAGCCCGGCGAGGGCTTTAG
- a CDS encoding ATP-binding protein, whose product MRLAGQLAVLARFQRALLKDLEPVQILRNLLEVATEEGVERAALFLYHPSTRELVGEVASGRGRHYTVSAIALPLYSKGPVQEAFFAEGPVKRGEEWLLPVVGEEALFCWSDPEARCQERPRATRETRAMVCPSCFRFAAKGVLSLEGVPQALQPTLPLLAQLTALALKNGELLASRNAALGKLSRHVEALSHVSALAREVARSLEPSAVLETLARALSERFGFFRVTVALVKEGRLEGHLTVRGQEVYWTEGRSRIQLLVEVSPDPLARAVRERKTLVLEREKLPAGVGQGTGPTVAYVPILAEEEPLGVVAVDHGPGGPPVNPEEVGYVELLAGVAGVALKNAKLYREKTQLSLALAAERKRLSQVLEDLPDGVVVLFGDRGFANPRAREALGLGPEVALEDLPTALGPALEGGRLELALGGRSYSVRGRVVGEMRILVLHDISERVRMERALREQVVFTQALVDLAQAALREKGIRGLAEAIVRRLLVLFAADEGVLLAEGEGVLFATCPLPASLPQPNLLERALAEESPLGVEELHPRECGIATSLGLQSALVVPFRAGVFRGGLLLGYRKGRRFGERLLARLAQVGTLLALVLEKARFLELLEAEEERLKALMEHSQDVVYVLDGNGTIRFVSASVRGVLGYDPEGYRRAPVNGLDFVHPEDRPLAEALFRELLAHPGEVRAGEFRVLHADGTPIPMEAWGRNLLHEPRVGGVVVNLRDLRPRLEAERLKGEFIAAVSHELRTPLAVIMGLAELLREEGLSPSAEESVELILESAFRLKTMVDNLLDTSRLEAGRFEVNRRPVNLRPHLLDLAKSFHGVARLSGVDFRVEVEELPVVEADPERMVQVVGNLLSNAFKFTPQGGRIRLGARGEGDVLVLEVEDTGPGIPKEELPKLFQRYARAKNAGARGVSGTGLGLYISKAIVEAHGGRIEVETEEGKGSLFRVILPLYGPHPAGGG is encoded by the coding sequence ATGAGATTGGCCGGGCAACTTGCGGTGTTGGCCCGTTTTCAAAGGGCCCTTCTTAAGGATTTGGAGCCAGTACAGATTTTGCGCAACCTCCTGGAGGTGGCCACGGAGGAGGGGGTGGAGCGGGCGGCCCTTTTCCTCTATCACCCTTCCACCCGGGAACTGGTGGGCGAGGTGGCCTCGGGGCGGGGGCGGCACTACACGGTTTCTGCCATCGCCCTGCCCCTTTACAGCAAGGGGCCGGTGCAGGAGGCCTTTTTCGCCGAGGGGCCCGTTAAGCGGGGCGAGGAGTGGTTGTTGCCCGTGGTGGGGGAGGAGGCCCTTTTTTGCTGGAGCGATCCCGAGGCCCGGTGCCAAGAACGCCCCCGGGCTACCCGGGAAACCCGGGCCATGGTCTGCCCTTCCTGCTTCCGTTTTGCGGCCAAGGGGGTGCTCAGCCTCGAGGGCGTCCCCCAGGCCCTCCAGCCCACCTTGCCCCTCCTCGCCCAGCTCACCGCCCTGGCCCTCAAGAACGGGGAACTCCTCGCCAGCCGCAACGCTGCTTTGGGGAAGCTTTCCCGGCATGTGGAGGCCCTCTCCCACGTGAGCGCCCTGGCCCGGGAGGTGGCCCGTTCGCTAGAGCCAAGCGCCGTCCTGGAAACCTTAGCCCGGGCGCTATCCGAGCGGTTTGGCTTTTTCCGGGTCACCGTGGCCTTGGTCAAGGAGGGCCGCTTGGAGGGGCACCTCACCGTCAGGGGCCAGGAGGTGTATTGGACGGAGGGCAGGAGCCGTATCCAGCTTCTCGTGGAAGTCTCCCCTGATCCCTTGGCCCGGGCGGTGCGGGAGCGGAAAACCCTGGTTTTGGAGCGGGAGAAGCTTCCGGCGGGCGTGGGCCAAGGCACGGGGCCCACCGTGGCCTACGTGCCTATCCTGGCGGAGGAGGAACCCTTAGGGGTGGTGGCGGTGGACCACGGCCCAGGGGGTCCTCCGGTGAACCCCGAGGAGGTGGGCTACGTGGAGCTTCTGGCCGGGGTGGCGGGGGTAGCCCTGAAGAACGCCAAGCTCTATCGGGAGAAGACCCAGCTTTCCCTGGCCCTAGCGGCGGAGCGAAAGCGGCTATCCCAGGTGCTGGAAGACCTTCCCGATGGGGTGGTGGTCCTTTTTGGGGATAGGGGGTTCGCTAACCCGCGGGCGCGGGAGGCCTTGGGCTTGGGACCTGAGGTGGCCCTGGAGGACCTCCCTACAGCCTTAGGCCCCGCCTTGGAGGGGGGTAGGCTGGAGCTTGCCTTGGGGGGGCGGAGCTACAGCGTCCGGGGCCGGGTTGTGGGGGAGATGCGCATCTTGGTCCTCCACGACATCAGTGAGCGGGTGCGGATGGAAAGGGCCCTAAGGGAGCAGGTGGTCTTCACCCAGGCCCTGGTGGACCTGGCCCAGGCGGCGTTGCGGGAGAAGGGGATAAGGGGCTTGGCGGAGGCCATCGTGCGTCGCCTCTTGGTCCTTTTCGCCGCAGACGAGGGGGTGCTTCTGGCGGAAGGGGAAGGGGTGCTCTTCGCCACCTGCCCCCTGCCGGCTTCCCTGCCCCAACCCAACCTCCTGGAGCGGGCTTTGGCGGAGGAAAGCCCTTTGGGTGTGGAAGAGCTTCATCCCAGGGAGTGCGGGATCGCCACCTCTTTGGGCCTGCAAAGCGCCTTGGTGGTGCCCTTTCGTGCCGGGGTGTTCCGGGGGGGGCTCCTTTTGGGTTACCGCAAGGGCCGGCGCTTCGGCGAGCGCCTCCTTGCCCGGCTCGCCCAAGTGGGTACCCTTCTGGCCTTGGTCCTGGAGAAGGCCCGCTTCCTAGAACTCTTGGAGGCGGAGGAGGAGCGGCTAAAAGCGCTTATGGAGCACTCCCAGGACGTGGTCTACGTTCTGGATGGGAATGGGACGATTCGCTTCGTGAGCGCCAGCGTGCGGGGGGTCTTGGGGTATGACCCCGAGGGGTACAGGCGGGCACCCGTGAACGGCCTGGACTTCGTCCATCCCGAGGACCGCCCCTTGGCCGAGGCCCTTTTCCGGGAGCTTCTCGCCCACCCCGGGGAGGTGCGTGCGGGAGAGTTTCGGGTCCTCCACGCCGACGGCACCCCCATTCCCATGGAAGCCTGGGGCCGGAACCTCCTCCACGAGCCCCGGGTGGGCGGGGTGGTGGTGAACCTGAGGGACCTAAGGCCCCGCCTCGAGGCCGAGCGCCTCAAGGGCGAGTTCATCGCCGCCGTATCCCACGAGCTCCGCACCCCCCTTGCCGTCATCATGGGCCTGGCGGAGCTCTTGCGGGAGGAGGGGCTTTCGCCGAGCGCCGAGGAGTCCGTGGAGCTCATCCTGGAAAGCGCCTTCCGCCTCAAGACCATGGTGGACAACCTCCTGGACACGAGCCGCCTCGAGGCGGGCCGCTTTGAGGTGAACCGGCGGCCCGTGAACCTCAGGCCCCATCTCCTAGACCTGGCCAAAAGCTTCCACGGGGTGGCGCGGCTTTCCGGGGTGGACTTCCGGGTGGAGGTGGAGGAGCTCCCCGTGGTGGAGGCGGATCCCGAGCGCATGGTCCAGGTGGTGGGGAACCTCCTCTCCAACGCCTTCAAGTTCACGCCCCAGGGGGGGCGCATCCGGCTTGGGGCCCGGGGGGAGGGGGATGTCCTGGTCTTGGAGGTGGAGGACACCGGCCCCGGCATCCCCAAGGAGGAGCTCCCCAAGCTCTTCCAGCGCTACGCCCGGGCCAAGAACGCCGGCGCCCGTGGGGTTTCGGGCACCGGGCTTGGGCTTTATATCTCCAAGGCCATCGTGGAGGCCCACGGGGGGCGGATTGAGGTGGAGACGGAGGAGGGCAAGGGGAGCCTTTTCCGGGTTATCCTACCCCTATATGGCCCGCATCCTGCTGGTGGAGGATGA
- a CDS encoding acyl-CoA dehydrogenase family protein, translated as MPIDFSLTEEQKQLQALARRFAKEVILPVAAAYDEKEEVPWPVIEKLHEVGLLNAIIPEAYGGMGLKMLDEVIVGEELAYACMGIYTIPMASDLGITPVLLAGTEEQKRRFLTPLTQKPALAAFALSEPGNGSDAAALRTRAVRQGDYYVLNGTKMWISNGGEAEWVVVFATLNPELRHKGVVALVVEKGTPGFRAVKIHGKMGQRASGTYELVFEDVKVPVENRLGEEGEGFKIAMNTLNKTRIPVAAGSVGVARRALDEAKKYAKEREAFGQPIANFQAIQFKLADMMIGIETARMYTYYAAWLADQGLPHAHASAIAKAYASEIAFEAANQAIQIHGGYGYVREYPVEKLLRDVKLNQIYEGTNEIQRLIIARHLLAE; from the coding sequence ATGCCCATAGATTTCAGCCTCACGGAAGAGCAGAAACAGCTCCAGGCCCTGGCCCGCCGCTTCGCCAAGGAGGTGATCCTGCCGGTGGCGGCGGCCTACGACGAGAAGGAGGAGGTACCCTGGCCCGTAATAGAAAAGCTTCACGAGGTGGGCCTCCTCAACGCCATCATCCCCGAGGCCTACGGGGGGATGGGCCTCAAGATGCTGGATGAGGTCATCGTGGGGGAGGAGCTGGCCTACGCCTGCATGGGCATCTACACCATCCCCATGGCCAGCGACCTGGGCATCACCCCCGTGCTCCTCGCCGGCACCGAGGAGCAAAAGCGGCGCTTCCTCACCCCCCTCACCCAGAAACCGGCCCTGGCCGCCTTCGCCCTCAGCGAGCCCGGGAACGGCTCCGACGCCGCCGCCCTCAGGACCCGGGCTGTGCGCCAAGGGGATTACTACGTCTTAAACGGCACCAAGATGTGGATCTCCAACGGGGGCGAGGCGGAGTGGGTGGTGGTCTTCGCCACCCTGAACCCCGAGCTGCGCCACAAGGGCGTGGTGGCCCTGGTGGTGGAGAAGGGCACCCCGGGCTTCCGGGCGGTGAAGATCCACGGGAAGATGGGCCAAAGGGCTAGCGGCACCTACGAGCTCGTCTTTGAGGACGTGAAGGTGCCGGTGGAAAACCGGCTTGGGGAAGAGGGGGAAGGCTTCAAGATCGCCATGAACACCCTGAACAAGACCCGCATCCCCGTGGCCGCAGGAAGCGTGGGCGTGGCCCGGAGAGCCCTGGACGAGGCCAAGAAGTACGCCAAGGAGCGGGAGGCCTTCGGCCAGCCCATCGCCAACTTCCAGGCCATCCAGTTCAAGCTGGCGGACATGATGATCGGCATTGAAACCGCCCGCATGTACACCTACTACGCCGCCTGGCTCGCCGACCAAGGCCTGCCCCACGCCCACGCCAGCGCCATCGCCAAGGCCTACGCCTCGGAAATCGCCTTTGAGGCGGCCAACCAGGCCATCCAGATCCACGGGGGCTACGGGTACGTGCGGGAGTACCCTGTGGAGAAGCTCCTTCGGGACGTGAAGCTCAACCAGATCTACGAGGGCACCAACGAGATCCAAAGGCTCATCATCGCCAGGCACCTCCTGGCGGAGTGA
- a CDS encoding response regulator: MARILLVEDEPLVAHTVRRILERAGHQVEWAASGQAALARLGAMAYDLVLCDLVMPGVSGLEVIQEVKRLGGPPVLALSASVSTKSQEEALRAGAKAFLGKPFDAQTLLSLVEKLLDREGA, translated from the coding sequence ATGGCCCGCATCCTGCTGGTGGAGGATGAGCCCTTGGTGGCCCACACGGTGCGCCGCATCCTGGAGAGGGCCGGGCACCAGGTGGAGTGGGCGGCCTCGGGCCAGGCGGCGCTGGCGCGCTTGGGCGCCATGGCCTACGACCTGGTGCTGTGCGACCTGGTGATGCCGGGGGTTTCGGGCCTCGAGGTGATCCAGGAGGTAAAGCGCCTGGGCGGCCCGCCCGTCCTCGCCCTTTCCGCCAGCGTGTCCACCAAGAGCCAAGAGGAGGCGCTAAGGGCGGGGGCCAAGGCCTTTTTAGGCAAGCCCTTTGACGCCCAGACGCTTCTTTCCCTGGTGGAGAAGCTTCTGGATCGGGAGGGGGCCTGA
- a CDS encoding acyl-CoA carboxylase subunit beta, with the protein MADNARLILDELLAELEERRKKVLLGGGKERIEKQHQQGKLTARERIDYLLDPGSFVELMPFAEHLETGLMEGLEAPADGVVTGYGTIGSRLVFVFSQDFTVLGGSLGKMHGRKIASLMDLAAKVGAPIVGLNDSAGARIQEGVDSLSGYGEVFYRNAIYSGVVPQISAILGPCAGGAVYSPAMTDFILMSRGTSYMFITGPEVIKSVTREEVTFEELGGADVHMERSGVAHLEGQSDQEVLDLIKKLLSYLPQNSREKPPVLDPKDDPFRPTPELLDIVHPDARRPYNMHQVIRTLLDNGEFLEIQPGFAKNIIVGLGRLGGYPVGVIANNPRFMAGALDINASDKAARFIRTMDAFNIPLLTLVDVTGFLPGVAQEHGGIIRHGAKMLFAYAEATVPKITLIVRKAYGGAYLAMNSKDMGADVVLAWPTASVAVMGAEGAANIIYRKEIQASPNPEETRRKKIEEYRQAFDNPWVAAARGYIDDVIDPKETRRLLYLHLRMLWGKKEERPPKKHDNIPL; encoded by the coding sequence ATGGCGGACAATGCCCGACTCATCCTGGACGAGCTCTTGGCGGAGCTGGAAGAGCGGCGCAAAAAGGTGCTCTTGGGCGGGGGGAAAGAACGTATAGAAAAACAGCACCAGCAGGGCAAGCTCACCGCCCGGGAGCGGATTGACTACCTCCTGGACCCCGGGAGTTTCGTGGAGCTCATGCCCTTTGCCGAGCACCTGGAAACCGGGCTCATGGAGGGCCTCGAGGCGCCGGCGGACGGGGTGGTGACGGGCTACGGCACCATCGGCAGCCGCCTCGTCTTCGTCTTCAGCCAGGACTTCACCGTCCTCGGGGGCTCCTTGGGCAAGATGCACGGGCGCAAGATCGCAAGCCTCATGGACCTGGCCGCCAAGGTGGGGGCCCCCATCGTCGGCCTCAACGACTCCGCCGGGGCCCGCATCCAAGAAGGGGTGGATAGCCTCTCCGGCTATGGGGAGGTCTTCTACCGCAACGCCATCTACTCGGGGGTGGTGCCCCAGATCTCTGCCATCCTGGGGCCCTGCGCAGGGGGCGCCGTCTACAGCCCCGCCATGACCGACTTCATCCTCATGAGCCGGGGCACCAGCTACATGTTCATCACCGGCCCCGAGGTGATCAAAAGCGTCACCCGGGAGGAGGTGACCTTTGAGGAGCTGGGCGGGGCGGACGTGCACATGGAAAGAAGCGGCGTGGCCCACTTGGAAGGCCAGAGCGACCAGGAGGTCTTGGACCTCATCAAGAAGCTCCTCTCCTACCTGCCCCAGAACTCCCGGGAGAAGCCCCCGGTGCTAGACCCCAAGGACGACCCCTTCCGGCCTACCCCCGAGCTCCTGGACATCGTCCACCCCGATGCCCGCAGGCCCTACAACATGCACCAGGTAATCCGCACCCTGTTGGACAACGGGGAGTTTTTGGAAATCCAGCCGGGGTTTGCCAAGAACATCATCGTGGGCCTAGGGAGGCTTGGCGGCTACCCCGTGGGGGTCATCGCCAACAACCCCCGGTTCATGGCCGGGGCCCTGGACATCAACGCCTCGGACAAGGCCGCCCGCTTCATCCGCACCATGGACGCCTTTAATATCCCCCTCCTCACCCTGGTGGACGTGACGGGCTTCCTCCCCGGGGTGGCCCAGGAGCACGGGGGCATTATCCGCCATGGGGCCAAGATGCTCTTCGCCTACGCCGAGGCCACGGTACCCAAGATCACCCTCATCGTCCGCAAGGCCTATGGCGGCGCCTACCTGGCCATGAACTCCAAGGACATGGGGGCGGACGTGGTCCTGGCCTGGCCCACCGCCTCCGTGGCGGTGATGGGAGCGGAAGGGGCCGCCAACATCATCTACCGCAAGGAGATCCAGGCCTCCCCCAACCCCGAGGAAACCCGCCGCAAGAAGATTGAGGAGTACCGCCAGGCCTTTGACAACCCCTGGGTGGCGGCGGCCCGGGGCTACATTGACGACGTCATAGACCCCAAGGAGACCCGCCGCCTCCTCTACCTGCACCTTAGGATGCTTTGGGGCAAGAAGGAGGAAAGGCCCCCCAAGAAGCACGACAACATCCCCCTCTAG
- a CDS encoding helix-turn-helix domain-containing protein, whose translation MLKVWLQVPLRTYQEALEAQLRAWGLEPVSHPLQAQVGLVEAGREIPAPPPVPSVLLLRDKEQAVQALRKGYRGYLYPEQGLAALAKALEAVARGEVWAERKAVAALVGEPFPHLTPREKEVAALAALGLSNEEIATELGISVKTVKAHLSLVFQKLGVKKRSELAYMRFLP comes from the coding sequence ATGCTCAAGGTCTGGCTCCAGGTTCCTTTGCGCACCTACCAGGAGGCCTTGGAGGCCCAGCTTAGGGCTTGGGGCCTTGAGCCAGTGTCCCACCCCCTTCAGGCCCAGGTGGGGCTGGTGGAGGCGGGCCGCGAGATCCCCGCCCCACCCCCCGTGCCCTCGGTCCTCCTCCTCCGGGACAAGGAGCAGGCGGTCCAGGCCCTTAGGAAGGGGTACCGGGGCTACCTTTACCCCGAGCAGGGCCTCGCGGCCCTGGCCAAGGCTTTGGAGGCGGTGGCCCGGGGCGAGGTCTGGGCCGAGCGCAAGGCGGTGGCCGCCTTGGTGGGGGAACCCTTTCCCCACCTCACGCCCAGGGAAAAGGAGGTGGCGGCCTTGGCGGCTTTGGGCCTCTCCAACGAGGAAATCGCCACGGAGCTTGGCATCTCGGTGAAGACGGTGAAGGCCCACCTTTCCCTGGTTTTCCAAAAGCTTGGGGTCAAGAAACGGAGCGAGCTGGCCTACATGCGGTTCCTCCCCTAA
- a CDS encoding type-5 uracil-DNA glycosylase: MDLETFYQELTACRLCPRLVAWREGVAGTKRAFRHENYWARPVPGFGDLEARLVLFGLAPGAHGSNRTGRPFTGDASGAFLYPLLHEAGLSSKPESHPGDDLRLYGVYLTAAVRCAPPGNKPTAEELRACARWTGVELGLLPQARVYLALGRIAHEALLDHFGLRKGAYPFRHGAHYPLPEGKHLLCSYHVSRQNTQTGKLTREMFLEVLLQAKALAGL; encoded by the coding sequence ATGGACTTGGAAACTTTTTATCAAGAACTCACCGCCTGCCGCCTCTGCCCCCGCCTGGTGGCCTGGCGGGAAGGTGTGGCGGGAACCAAAAGGGCTTTTCGCCACGAAAACTACTGGGCGAGGCCCGTGCCGGGTTTCGGGGACCTCGAGGCGCGCCTCGTCCTCTTCGGCCTCGCCCCCGGGGCCCACGGTTCCAACCGCACGGGCCGACCCTTTACCGGGGACGCCTCGGGGGCTTTCCTCTACCCCCTCCTCCATGAGGCGGGGCTTTCCAGTAAGCCTGAAAGCCACCCCGGGGACGACCTAAGGCTCTATGGCGTTTACCTCACGGCGGCGGTGCGTTGCGCCCCGCCCGGCAATAAGCCCACGGCGGAAGAGCTCAGGGCGTGCGCCCGTTGGACGGGGGTGGAGCTCGGCCTTCTTCCCCAAGCCCGGGTCTACCTGGCCCTGGGGCGGATCGCCCACGAGGCCCTCCTGGACCACTTTGGCCTTCGGAAAGGCGCCTACCCCTTCCGCCACGGGGCCCACTACCCCTTGCCCGAGGGGAAGCACCTCCTCTGCAGCTACCACGTTTCCCGCCAGAACACGCAAACGGGCAAGCTCACCCGGGAGATGTTCCTGGAGGTCCTCCTCCAGGCTAAAGCCCTCGCCGGGCTTTGA
- a CDS encoding electron transfer flavoprotein subunit beta/FixA family protein yields the protein MKFVAVIRQVPDGESRLKIQGGRVDLSGATLILDQMDEYAVEEALRLKEKHGGEAIVVGFGPERTEEAIRTALAMGCDRGVHVVFEGYADPVTVAEALAGAIREEAPTLVLTGGQQADWDSQALGAALAEALGVPVVSWTTALELEGETAKAKHDLDEGAEWVRVKLPAVFTTQQGLNEPRYPTLPGIMKAKKKEIKKVALTATPKVEILEESIQEKARLQKILDGKDPVAAAEELVRLLHEEAKVL from the coding sequence ATGAAGTTCGTGGCGGTTATCAGGCAGGTCCCCGACGGGGAGAGCAGGCTCAAGATCCAAGGCGGCCGGGTGGACCTTTCCGGGGCCACCCTCATCCTGGACCAGATGGACGAGTACGCCGTGGAGGAGGCCCTCCGCCTCAAGGAAAAGCACGGCGGCGAGGCCATCGTGGTGGGCTTCGGCCCCGAGCGCACGGAAGAGGCCATCCGCACCGCCTTGGCCATGGGGTGCGACCGGGGGGTGCACGTGGTCTTTGAGGGCTACGCCGACCCCGTGACCGTGGCCGAGGCCCTGGCGGGCGCCATCCGGGAGGAAGCCCCCACCCTGGTCCTCACCGGAGGCCAGCAGGCGGACTGGGACAGCCAGGCCCTAGGGGCCGCCCTGGCCGAGGCTTTGGGGGTGCCGGTGGTTTCCTGGACCACCGCTTTGGAGCTGGAAGGGGAAACGGCCAAGGCCAAGCACGACCTGGACGAGGGGGCGGAGTGGGTTAGGGTAAAGCTTCCCGCCGTCTTCACCACGCAGCAAGGCCTCAACGAGCCCCGCTACCCCACCCTTCCCGGCATCATGAAGGCCAAGAAGAAGGAGATTAAGAAGGTGGCCCTCACCGCAACGCCCAAGGTGGAAATCCTGGAGGAAAGCATCCAGGAGAAGGCCCGCCTGCAGAAGATCCTGGACGGCAAGGATCCCGTGGCGGCGGCGGAGGAGCTTGTGCGGCTTCTCCACGAAGAGGCCAAGGTGCTTTAG
- a CDS encoding electron transfer flavoprotein subunit alpha/FixB family protein produces MVLVVLDHDGNRLRKGSLEALTRARALAEALGTRVVGVLLAEDKAPVEEARGYVETLYTATLGPYTAERWAAGVLAAAGEAGAQAVVAPSSRQSRTYLGRVAYALKAGLLEDTLESGVEGGAVVATRYAYLNRVTQKVRASLPVVLTVKPNTTPLAEPLAAQGEVRPLEVPAVPTVEVLERLQEEKKGVSLTEADIVVTGGRGMGSAEAFRLVEELAALLGGAVGATRAVVDAGWRPYSEQVGQTGKTVQPSLYIALGVSGAVQHLAGMNKSKNIVAVNKDPEAPIFKHADYGIVGDVHQVVPALIEAVKKLKD; encoded by the coding sequence ATGGTTCTTGTGGTGCTGGACCACGATGGGAACAGGCTAAGGAAAGGGAGCCTCGAGGCCCTCACCCGGGCCCGGGCCCTGGCGGAGGCCTTGGGTACCCGGGTGGTGGGGGTCCTCCTGGCCGAGGACAAGGCCCCGGTGGAGGAGGCCCGAGGCTACGTGGAAACCCTCTACACCGCCACGCTAGGCCCCTACACGGCGGAGCGGTGGGCGGCCGGGGTCTTGGCGGCGGCTGGAGAGGCGGGCGCCCAAGCGGTGGTGGCCCCCTCCTCCCGGCAAAGCCGCACCTACCTGGGCCGGGTGGCCTACGCCCTGAAGGCGGGGCTTCTGGAGGACACCCTGGAGAGCGGGGTAGAGGGCGGGGCGGTGGTGGCCACCCGCTACGCCTACCTGAACCGGGTGACCCAGAAGGTGCGCGCCTCCCTCCCCGTGGTCCTCACGGTGAAACCCAACACCACCCCCCTGGCGGAGCCCCTTGCGGCCCAGGGGGAGGTGCGGCCCCTGGAGGTGCCGGCCGTGCCCACCGTGGAGGTGTTGGAACGCCTGCAGGAGGAGAAGAAAGGGGTTTCCCTTACCGAGGCGGACATCGTGGTCACGGGAGGGCGGGGGATGGGAAGCGCCGAGGCCTTCCGCCTGGTGGAGGAGCTCGCCGCCCTCTTGGGCGGGGCCGTGGGCGCCACCCGGGCCGTGGTGGACGCCGGCTGGCGGCCCTACAGCGAGCAGGTGGGCCAGACGGGCAAGACGGTGCAGCCTTCCCTCTACATCGCCCTAGGGGTCTCGGGGGCCGTGCAGCACCTGGCAGGGATGAACAAGAGCAAGAACATCGTGGCGGTAAACAAGGACCCCGAGGCCCCCATCTTCAAGCACGCCGACTACGGCATCGTGGGGGACGTGCACCAGGTGGTCCCCGCCCTGATTGAGGCGGTGAAGAAGCTAAAGGACTAG